One genomic segment of Vulpes vulpes isolate BD-2025 chromosome 2, VulVul3, whole genome shotgun sequence includes these proteins:
- the LOC112935489 gene encoding cytochrome c oxidase subunit 4 isoform 1, mitochondrial codes for MLATRVFSLIGKQAFSTSVCVRAHGSVVKSEDFALPSYVDRRDYPLPDVAHVKNLSASQKALKEKEAASWSSLSIDEKVELYRIKFNESFAEMNRSTNEWKTVVGTARFFIGFTALILIWEKHYVYGPIPHTFEEEWVAKQTKRMLDMKVSPIQGFSAKWDYDKNEWKK; via the coding sequence ATGTTGGCTACCAGAGTGTTCAGCCTCATTGGCAAGCAGGCGTTTTCCACCTCGGTGTGTGTTCGAGCACATGGAAGTGTTGTGAAGAGTGAAGACTTTGCTCTCCCGAGTTATGTTGATCGGCGTGACTATCCCCTGCCTGATGTGGCCCACGTTAAGAACCTCTCTGCCAGCCAGAAGGCTTTGAAAGAGAAGGAGGCTGCTTCCTGGAGCAGCCTCTCCATTGATGAAAAAGTTGAATTGTACCGCATCAAGTTCAACGAGAGCTTTGCTGAAATGAACAGGAGCACAAATGAATGGAAGACGGTTGTGGGCACCGCCCGGTTCTTTATCGGCTTCACTGCTCTCATTCTCATTTGGGAGAAGCACTATGTGTACGGCCCCATCCCGCACACCTTTGAAGAGGAGTGGGTGGCCAAGCAGACCAAGAGGATGCTTGATATGAAGGTCAGCCCGATTCAGGGCTTCTCAGCCAAGTGGGACTACGACAAGAATGAGTGGAAGAAATAG
- the DIMT1 gene encoding dimethyladenosine transferase: MPKIKAGTSGRRRERLKQSRELKSAGGLTFNTGIGQHILKNPLVVNSIIDKAALRPTDVVLEVGPGTGNMTVKLLEKAKKVIACELDPRLVAELHKRVQGTPLASKLQVLVGDVLKTDLPFFDACVANLPYQISSPFVFKLLLHRPFFRCAVLMFQREFALRLVAKPGDKLYCRLSINTQLLARVDHLMKVGKNNFRPPPKVESSVVRIEPKNPPPPINFQEWDGLVRITFVRKNKTLSAAFKSSAVQQLLEKNYRIHCSLHNIIIPEDFSIADKIQQILTSTGFSDKRARSMDIDDFIRLLHGFNAEGIHFS; this comes from the exons ATGCCGAAGATCAAGGCGGGGACGAGCGGTCGCCGCCGCGAGCGGCTCAAGCAGAGCCGGGAGCTGAAAAGCGCCGGAG GACTGACGTTCAACACGGGGATTGGGCAGCACATACTGAAAAACCCTCTCGTTGTGAACAGCATCATCGACAAG GCTGCCTTAAGACCAACTGATGTGGTGCTGGAAGTTGGACCTGGAACTGGCAATATGACTGTTAAGTtgctagaaaaggcaaaaaag GTAATTGCCTGTGAACTTGACCCAAGGCTAGTAGCGGAACTTCACAAAAGAGTTCAGGGCAC GCCTCTGGCCAGCAAACTTCAGGTACTGGTGGGTGATGTGTTGAAAACAGATCTGCCATTCTTTGATGCTTGCGTGGCAAATTTGCCATATCAG ATCTCTTCCCCCTTTGTCTTCAAGCTGTTGCTGCACCGACCTTTTTTCAG ATGTGCTGTACTTATGTTTCAAAGAGAATTTGCTCTCCGACTAGTTGCAAAGCCTGGAGATAAATTATACTGCAGGCTCTCAATCAATACACAGCTGTTAGCACGTGTGGACCATCTGATGAAA GTTGGAAAGAATAACTTCAGGCCACCACCCAAGGTAGAATCCAGTGTGGTAAGAATAGAACCTAAGAATCCACCACCACCCATCAATTTTCAG GAATGGGATGGCCTAGTAAGGATCACCTTTGTTAGGAAGAACAAGACACTCTCTGCTGCATTTAA GTCAAGCGCAGTGCAACAGCTATTGGAAAAAAACTACAGAATCCACTGTTCGCTCCATAATATT ATAATACCAGAAGATTTCAGCATAGCAGATAAAATACAGCAAATCCTAACCAGCACAGGTTTTAGTGACAAGCGGGCCCGTTCCATGGACATAGATGACTTCATCAg ATTGCTACATGGATTCAATGCAGAAGGTATACATTTTTCTTAG